A single window of Ficedula albicollis isolate OC2 chromosome 8, FicAlb1.5, whole genome shotgun sequence DNA harbors:
- the MCOLN3 gene encoding mucolipin-3 isoform X1 has translation MENPEVTVSGCSVPDDENLCSYKRHSSVSQEGLLEDQLRRKLKFFFMNPCEKFWARGRKPWKLGIQLLKIVMVTVQLVVFGLSNQMVVAFKEENTVAFKHLFLKGYMDKMDDTYAVYTQTDVYDQIFFAINQYLQLPNISVGNHAYEKKGAEETPLAVCQQFYKRGIICPGNDTFDIDPEIVTDCLYIEPTTSLDNTTMGKHNLNFTLDFPRLVAVQLMFNLKAINLQTVRHHELPDCYDFTLRIVFDNKAHSGRIKISLDNDIAIRECKDWHVSGSIQKNTHYMMIFDAFVILTCLASLILCTRSVIKGIWLQREFVSFFLYYYKKEVSFSDQMEFVNGWYILIMVSDVLTIVGSTLKMEIQAKSLTSYDICSILLGISTMLVWLGVIRYLGFFQKYNLLILTLRAALPNVMRFCCCAAMIYLGYCFCGWIVLGPYHVKFRTLNMVSECLFSLINGDDMFATFAEMQQKSYLVWLFSRIYLYSFISLFIYMVLSLFIALITDTYETVKHYQQDGFPETELQRFISQCKDSPNSGRYRLEEESSASLFCCCNGCM, from the exons atggaaaatccTGAAGTGACTGTGAGTGGCTGCAGTGTGCCTGATGATGAAAACCTCTGCAGCTACAAACGACACTCATCAGTATCACAGGAGGGGCTTTTGGAAGACCAGCTTAGAAGGaagttaaaatttttcttcatgaacCCATGTGAGAAATTTTGGGCCCGAGGCAGAAAACCTTGGAAACTTGGGATTCAGTTACTGAAAATAGTAATGGTTACAGTTCAG CTGGTGGTTTTCGGATTGAGCAATCAAATGGTGGTTGCCTTCAAAGAAGAGAACACTGTTGCATTCAAACATCTTTTCTTGAAAGGGTATATGGACAAAATGGATGATACCTATGCTGTATACACACAAACAGATGTCTATGACCAGATATTCTTTGCAATAAACCAG TACCTTCAGCTACCCAACATCTCTGTTGGAAATCATGCTTATGAGAAGAAGGGGGCAGAAGAGACACCTCTGGCTGTTTGTCAGCAGTTCTACAAGCGAGGAATCATCTGTCCTGGAAATGACACCTTTGATATAGACCCAGAGATTGTGACTG ACTGCTTGTACATTGAGCCAACGACTTCATTAGACAACACAACAATGGGAAAGCACAATTTGAATTTCACTCTGGATTTCCCCAG ACTGGTGGCAGTGCAGCTCATGTTCAATCTGAAGGCAATCAACCTCCAGACCGTTCGTCACCACGAGCTCCCCGACTGCTACGATTTCACTCTGCGG ATTGTGTTTGATAATAAAGCACATAGTGGAAGAATTAAAATAAGTCTAGACAATGACATAGCAATCAGGGAATGTAAAGACTGGCACGTTTCTGGATCAA TACAGAAGAACACTCATTACATGATGATCTTCGATGCTTTTGTCATATTGACTTGTCTGGCTTCATTGATCCTTTGCACACGATCAGTGATTAAAGGAATTTGGCTCCAAAGG GAATTTGTAAGCTTTTTCCTATACTATTATAAGAAAGAAGTGTCTTTCAGTGATCAAATGGAATTTGTCAATGGATGGTACATCCTGATTATGGTTAGTGATGTCCTAACTATTGTTGGATCAACTCTAAAGATGGAGATACAAGCAAAG AGTCTGACAAGCTATGATATCTGCAGCATACTCTTAGGAATATCCACTATGCTTGTGTGGCTTGGAGTCATTCGCTACCTAGGTTTCTTTCAGAAGTATAAT CTTCTCATCCTAACACTGCGAGCAGCATTACCCAATGTAATGAGGTTCTGCTGTTGTGCTGCTATGATCTACCTGGGCTATTGTTTCTGTGGATGGATTGTACTGGGACCATACCATGTGAAG TTTCGCACTCTGAACATGGTTTCTGAATGCCTTTTTTCACTGATCAATGGAGATGACATGTTTGCCACCtttgcagaaatgcagcagaaaagtTACTTGGTTTGGTTATTCAGTAGGATCTACCTCTACTCCTTCATCAGTCTGTTCATCTATATGGTGCTGAGTCTCTTCATTGCACTCATTACAGATACGTATGAAACAGTCAAG CACTACCAGCAAGATGGCTTTCCCGAGACAGAACTTCAGAGATTTATATCACAGTGCAAAGACTCACCAAACTCTGGGAGGTACAGATTAGAGGAGGAAAGTTCTGCATCTCTCTTCTGTTGTTGTAATG GTTGTATGTAA
- the MCOLN3 gene encoding mucolipin-3 isoform X2, whose product MENPEVTVSGCSVPDDENLCSYKRHSSVSQEGLLEDQLRRKLKFFFMNPCEKFWARGRKPWKLGIQLLKIVMVTVQLVVFGLSNQMVVAFKEENTVAFKHLFLKGYMDKMDDTYAVYTQTDVYDQIFFAINQYLQLPNISVGNHAYEKKGAEETPLAVCQQFYKRGIICPGNDTFDIDPEIVTDCLYIEPTTSLDNTTMGKHNLNFTLDFPRLVAVQLMFNLKAINLQTVRHHELPDCYDFTLRIVFDNKAHSGRIKISLDNDIAIRECKDWHVSGSIQKNTHYMMIFDAFVILTCLASLILCTRSVIKGIWLQREFVSFFLYYYKKEVSFSDQMEFVNGWYILIMVSDVLTIVGSTLKMEIQAKSLTSYDICSILLGISTMLVWLGVIRYLGFFQKYNVRISWDLHIVASHPNTASSITQCNEVLLLCCYDLPGLLFLWMDCTGTIPCEVSHSEHGF is encoded by the exons atggaaaatccTGAAGTGACTGTGAGTGGCTGCAGTGTGCCTGATGATGAAAACCTCTGCAGCTACAAACGACACTCATCAGTATCACAGGAGGGGCTTTTGGAAGACCAGCTTAGAAGGaagttaaaatttttcttcatgaacCCATGTGAGAAATTTTGGGCCCGAGGCAGAAAACCTTGGAAACTTGGGATTCAGTTACTGAAAATAGTAATGGTTACAGTTCAG CTGGTGGTTTTCGGATTGAGCAATCAAATGGTGGTTGCCTTCAAAGAAGAGAACACTGTTGCATTCAAACATCTTTTCTTGAAAGGGTATATGGACAAAATGGATGATACCTATGCTGTATACACACAAACAGATGTCTATGACCAGATATTCTTTGCAATAAACCAG TACCTTCAGCTACCCAACATCTCTGTTGGAAATCATGCTTATGAGAAGAAGGGGGCAGAAGAGACACCTCTGGCTGTTTGTCAGCAGTTCTACAAGCGAGGAATCATCTGTCCTGGAAATGACACCTTTGATATAGACCCAGAGATTGTGACTG ACTGCTTGTACATTGAGCCAACGACTTCATTAGACAACACAACAATGGGAAAGCACAATTTGAATTTCACTCTGGATTTCCCCAG ACTGGTGGCAGTGCAGCTCATGTTCAATCTGAAGGCAATCAACCTCCAGACCGTTCGTCACCACGAGCTCCCCGACTGCTACGATTTCACTCTGCGG ATTGTGTTTGATAATAAAGCACATAGTGGAAGAATTAAAATAAGTCTAGACAATGACATAGCAATCAGGGAATGTAAAGACTGGCACGTTTCTGGATCAA TACAGAAGAACACTCATTACATGATGATCTTCGATGCTTTTGTCATATTGACTTGTCTGGCTTCATTGATCCTTTGCACACGATCAGTGATTAAAGGAATTTGGCTCCAAAGG GAATTTGTAAGCTTTTTCCTATACTATTATAAGAAAGAAGTGTCTTTCAGTGATCAAATGGAATTTGTCAATGGATGGTACATCCTGATTATGGTTAGTGATGTCCTAACTATTGTTGGATCAACTCTAAAGATGGAGATACAAGCAAAG AGTCTGACAAGCTATGATATCTGCAGCATACTCTTAGGAATATCCACTATGCTTGTGTGGCTTGGAGTCATTCGCTACCTAGGTTTCTTTCAGAAGTATAATGTAAGGATCTCCTGGGATCTTCATATTGTTG CTTCTCATCCTAACACTGCGAGCAGCATTACCCAATGTAATGAGGTTCTGCTGTTGTGCTGCTATGATCTACCTGGGCTATTGTTTCTGTGGATGGATTGTACTGGGACCATACCATGTGAAG TTTCGCACTCTGAACATGGTTTCTGA